The stretch of DNA TTTTTTTATTGAAGTAACATGACATGTATATTTATGGTGTCACAAAATAGGTTGGGTCAATCTTATTAGAATTACAAAACGTTGAATacaaattattacttttaaaacATCGATTCATTATCTGATACGCTCTCTAACATTGAATTTTGTTCATTTCCTTATTGTAcattcatatataattaaaagtaaaattgtATATAAACAAGATAATTCAATAGGTCCAATGTGTATGATTATCAATCATAAGatctaatttaaaatttaaagcaGACAATTTAGATTTAATTAAGTATTAAAGATGAAATTATTGTACGAATTTCTTAATTAATAGATTCATCCATTCAATTTCACAGGTTATTTACAGAATACAGATCCCACCAATAAATTTGTAGAGTTTAAATAACCCcagaataaaatattaagatGTTTACGAACATAgtgtaaaaaattaataaaccaATGCTATCACAGATCAGGATTTGGAACTTACTGCTAAGATGCATCGAgggcaatatttatttttagtggCCTGATTTAGATCTAGATCCAATACCATACtctacttttatttatgatactTAAACTTCTTTATTCCCCTGtcatttttatgtaattattttCTACAACGGTAATTATCAATACTAATAAAATTATGTCATTAGCTTCAAATGTCTGGAGCATATGATTATTGCAAAGATGTCATTATATTGAATAATGAATATTATATGAAGATTGAGTTGTTGGTAGGATTATTCAAGGCGGAGAATATTTCTAGACCTTGAATAATTTAGATTCTtatattgatatataatatttttttttgagtcAAATGGATTTGTGAGAGTTCTTGACTTTAATCCCACTTGCATGTGGTgagttttttcatttttgtgtgcgtaatttttttacttttatgtgGGTAGTAGTCCTATCTGCGTGCGGttatttttccacctttgtgtggtgtagagatcTCACATGCGTGAAGTATTTTTTCCACCTTTATGTGATGTAAAGGTCTCGTCTGCATACATGTGGCTTATTAAATTACTTCCTCTAtccctaaaaattgtgataCAATCACTCAATAAAAgtggcacagattttaagaaaaagtgtggtATTTGTATTCGAGAGAATATTGGATCTTATACTTTTTTGTAAAtaggaagatgaaaagtttgtGGGATCACTTCTAAATAAAGAAAGGTCACAATTGTGATCTTATTATCATATTTGGATGTCCCAAAAAATTATGACCCGTATTTCATCGTCAATGAACCAAACTTGTTTTATCTATGCATTGCTGGCCAAGAAATTCAACCCCAAATTGAATGTGTTCAGCAACTCGACTTGGCGACTGCAGAATTGGCCATCTTTAGGGGGTTGAGatacaattattatttcatttggGTCGACGTCTTGCCAACAATACTGAGCAAGAATCCGGTGAGGTAAGTCCGCGACATGTTGGAGGAGTTGGCGCCGCGGCGTATTTTGGCGGCGGCGAGTCGACGATGTTGCATAgggattttgatttatttttttcatttgaatttatttttctaagtttcaaatttttgaaaaataaaatttcaaaatcaaaataagaGGACATTTTCGCTTGAATTTGCCTTTTTTTTTAGTTACTCTGTGTCAATTAGATAATAACATGACCCACAGTTAACATGACCCACAGTTAGAGCGACACATCAGCTTTCGGACCCAAAATCCCATCATTTCAACACCAAAATGAGGACAAAATGTGATATTGAGAACAtttgacaaaaataaaaaggtacaactgaaataaaaatatCCTAAAATATTGATATTGCATATTCTTTTAacttaacatatatattttctagagtaaattattttttttaagaaaaaagaaaatactttTATCATGATCACGAATATGGACAATAGAGAAGACCCTCCACATCAAACACATGGTTCATTCCAAACACACAGTGAATTTTGTATAAATAGGTAATCCGTTAGATTATTTAAACTTTTAACAGTCGCATTTTGTAGTATAAATGTATAATACAAAATTTTCTCAAAGAAAAAGTATAATATAAAATCATgcataattatttaaaaaaaaagagttattTACGTTTAAATATAAGAACTTTCagcagttttttatttttttttcatgaactttttttttgtgaatcTATATAAATGAACTTGTGCTCGTCTGATTTTTCCTCGGCGAACAATTTTGATCGGAGTTGTAACTAACTTAACTTCTACGTAGCATATTATTGTTTATGTGGCGTACAAAtgtcaattttaaattaaggttatttgcatgtaaatacacgaacttttagcattttttaattttttttcatgaactcaatattcttataatttttccacgtaatttatttttctcataTTTCTCAATTAGTTTGTGTTGCAGTTGGTTATGGTTAAAATGTTAATCCAAACCTTTTTATTGTGTCGAGAAATCGTTAATATGATctttggatccaaaaaaatttATCATTGATTGAGAAATATGAGGAAATAAATTGCATATGAAAAAATGGACTTtgtgagaaaaaaatataaaattcaagagaaaaattagaaaatattgAAACTTTGTAtgcttatataaaaaaaataaattgttacaatcaaagaaagaaaaaaaaatctactcacactctagctcttTGGGTGACTCGAACCCTTGACTTATTGATTAGAGGAGAAGTATCTTACCAACAGGCTGCGCTTCATTGTCACATACTGAAACtttgtatatttatatgcaAATGACTCAAACTTggtaagaaaaataaaatctgaAAACGATGTGACTGTAACAAAATTTATTCTGCCACAAATAAACCCCAGAGAAAAGAAATGATAGTACGAAAGTTTCCAGCACATAAAGTTACACATATAAAGCGATAAAAAAGTGTCCATTTctggaaataaaagaaatttaaaattgcaGTGTCACCACTCACTGTGCCATCTCCATCCACCTTTCCCCTCTCATTTTCTTAAACAAAGCAATCCTCATCTCCACCTCCATTAACAAATCCCAGAAaaaattccccccccccccccccccccctctttctctctctctgcataTACATACACGCATCTGCATACAAACACAATGGCCTAGCTGTTTCTTGGATCCGGAGATTCTGCCACTTTAGAAACAATATTTTATGCAGCTATATATCTAAATTATTCATAGCCCACAAAGACATGATCTTGTTTTCCTCCCAAATTCGCCTCTCCCTAGGCTCAAACCCTTGTTTCCCATCGGAATTTGTATCATAATcttttttatgtttctctaaTGCCTGTTTTTCAATGGCGtctgcttttctttttccttgcATTCTTTTCCCCTGTTTCCGGCCTTAATTCTCAGGGCCAAGCGCTCCTCGCGTGGAAGCGGACCTTGAACGGCTCCGTCGACGCGCTCAGCGGCTGGACCCCCGACCACCAGACCCCGTGCTCGTGGTTCGGGGTCGCCTGCAACCTCAAGAATGAGGTTGTTGAGATCAATTTGAAGTATATTGATCTCCTCGGAAATGTTCCAGCTGATTTTAGTTCGTTGAGGACTTTGAACCAGCTGGTTCTGTGCGGGACTAATCTCAGTGGGGCGATTCCGCAAACACTAGGCGAGCTTCAACAACTCAAGGTGCTCGATTTGAGCGACAATTCATTAACAGGGGAAATTCCTAATGCAATTTGCAATCTGCCGAAGCTGGAGCAGCTCCATCTCAATAGCAACAGGCTTGAAGGTCCAATTCCGGGCGAAATTGGGAACCTCGCCGGCCTGATGGAGCTGACGCTGTTCGATAACCAGCTCGTCGGCGGAATTCCGGCGAGCATTGGGAAGATGAAGCAGCTGATAGTGTTGAGAGCCGGCGGGAACAAGAATCTTGGCGGCCCTCTACCTCAAGAGATCGGAAACTGCTCGAATTTAGCCATGTTGGGCCTGGCGGAGACCAGTATTTCCGGCTTCCTGCCGCCGTCGCTCGGGCAGCTCAAGAACCTGCAAACTCTGGCCATCTACACGACCCTCCTCTCCGGCCAAATCCCGCCGGAGTTAGGCGATTGCACCGAGCTTCGCAACATTTATTTATACGAAAACTCCCTAGCGGGATCGATTCCTGTTCAGCTGGGGAAACTGGGGAGGCTGGAGAATCTCCTGCTGTGGCAGAACAGTTTGGTCGGAACCATCCCTCCCGAGCTCGGCAACTGCAGCAGATTGCTCGTGATTGACGCGTCGATGAATTCGCTAACCGGAGAAATTCCGGAGTCGTTCGGGAATTTAAGCTTATTGCAGGAGCTGCAGCTGAGCGTGAACCAGATTTCCGGCAAGATTCCGGGTCAGCTCGGCGGCTGCGCAGGACTGACTCATATCGAGCTCGATAACAACCAAATCTCCGGCAGCATTCCGTCGGAGTTCGGCAATCTTCGCAACTTGAGCCTGCTGTTTCTATGGCAGAATCGGTTGGAGGGAAACATTCCGCCATCTTTATCCAACTGTGAAAACCTCGAAGCCGTTGACTTGTCGCAGAATGAGTTGACAGGTCCGATTCCGAGTGGAATATTCGATTTGCAGAATCTCAACAAACTTCTGCTGCTGGCTAACAATCTCTCCGGCCCCATTCCGCCGGAAATTGGGAACTGTTCGTCGCTGATCCGGTTTCGCGCCAATGATAATAAGCTCACCGGAAATGTGCCGGCGGAGATTGGGAAGCTAAAGAGTTTGAATTTCTTCGATCTCGGATCGAATAGGCTGTCTGGGATCATACCCCCGGAGATTTCTGGATGCCGGAATCTCACGTTTCTTGATCTGCATTCGAATTCGATATCGGGGAATTTGCCCAATGATTTGGATCATCTTGTTGCTCTGCAGTTTCTAGATGTATCTGAGAATATGATCGGAGGTACGTTGAGTTGGAGCTTGGGCTCGCTGATCTCGCTGACGAAGCTGGTTCTCGGGCTGAACCGGTTCTCAGGCCCAATCCCTAGCGAGTTGGGATCGTGTTCACGGCTGCAGTTGCTTGATTTGAGCAGCAATGAGCTGGAGGGGCAGATTCCGGCGAGTTTGGGGAAGATTCCAGCGCTAGAGATCGCTCTGAACCTGAGCTGGAACCGGCTTTCAGGCGGGATACCGGAGGAGTTCACGGCATTGGACCGGTTGGGGGTGCTGGATATCTCTCACAACCAGCTCTCCGGCGACCTTCACTACTTGGCTGATCTTCAGAATCTTGTTGCGCTCAATGTCTCCCACAACAACTTCTCCGGCCGCGTGCCAGACACGTTGTTCTTCTCCAAGCTGCCGCTCAGCGTCCTGGCCAGCAACCCGGAGCTGTGCCTCTCCGGCAGCGCATGCGCGGCCGACAAGGGCAGCAGCGGTAGGCGCGGAAAGGGGGCGAGGGTAGCAATGGTGGTGCTGCTCTGCACCGCATGCATCTTGCTGTTGACCGCTCTCTACTTGATCCTCGGTGGCAAGATCCGGGCCCGCAGGTCCCACGATGGCGACTTGGACAACGAGGATGATGTGGAGTTAGGGGGACCATGGGAGGTCACCGTGTACCAGAAGCTGGACTTGTCAATCGCCGATGTGGCCAAGTGTCTGACACCTGTCAACGTGCTCGGCCACGGCCGGACTGGGGTCGTCTACCGGGCTTTGACTTCAGGGGGGACCACCATTGCGGTGAAGAGATTCCGATCGTCAGAGAAGTGCTCAGCCTCCGCGTTTTCATCGGAGATCGCGACACTGGCCCGTATCCGCCACCGGAACATCGTGAGGCTGCTAGGGTGGGCCGCTAATCAGAAGACCAAGCTATTAATGTACGACTATCTCCCTAACAGCACATTAGGGGCGTTACTGCACGAGGGGCGAGGGGAGAGGGTCGAGTGGGAGACCCGGTTCAAGATAGCGTTGGGAGTCGCCGAGGGCCTAGCTTACCTGCACCACGACTGTGCGCCGCCCATCCTCCACCGCGACGTCAAGACTCATAATATTCTACTCGGAGATCGATACGAGCCGTGTTTGGCTGATTTTGGACTAGCAAGGTTTATGGAGGATGAGAATGCTGGCTCATTTTCAACACATCCCCAACTTGCTGGATCATACGGTTACTTTGCTCCAGGTAATTTCCTTTTTTAACTAATTTCTCATGTTATTTCTAACATATTTTGATTCTTTTCTGTTCACAATAACATCCAAATTGATGTCTCCACTGCTACTACTTTGGTAGAGACAAAGTATTGCACAGTTGGATGATGTTACTTGTTTTTGGGATTTGTAGTTATGTTTGTAAGAATAAGAATATGCATGTGAAATCCATGTGATTGTTTGTCCACAAATTTGTCTCGACATACCCTGTCTTCTACGCTTATCTGccattttcttgaaaactttTGGATCTCTGTCTCTCTAACTTTTTGTCTCTGCAGAGTATGCTTCCATGGTAAAGATCACGGAGAAGAGCGACGTCTACAGCTATGGCGTCGTCCTACTAGAAATCATAACGGGCAAGAAGCCCATCGACCCTTCGTTCCCAGAAGGCCAGCACGTGGTCCAGTGGGTGCGCGATCACCTAAAGAGCAAACAGGACCCAGTCGACATAATAGACCAAAAACTTCAAGGCCTCCCAGACACACAAATCCAAGAAATGCTCCAAGCCCTTGGAATAGCCCTTCTCTGCACCAGCAACCGACCGGATGACCGCCCTGCCATGAAAGACGTGGTTGCCCTGTTGAAGGAGATCAAGCACGAGCCCGACCTAGCACACAAGCCCGCGGCTAGATCGCCTAAAGGGTCCGAGCTCCCCTCCTCATACTCGTCCTCATCAGTCACCCCGTCTCAGCTGCTGCTTCTCCAAGGATCATCTAATTGCTCCCTGGCTTACTCATCTTCTTCCACAAACTACAACAAAGAGCATCAATGATTTCTTggaaacacttttttttttttttttgggattttTTGTTAGGAGTAGGACATCAGTTAGATGGCAATGTAAAGAGGTAGGAGCATTATTGATTACAACATCAAGATCATTGTTACATTATCTAAAAGAAAAGGATCAAGTTTCTTATTACTAAATCAAATCCGATAATTTCTTGCAGTATTAAATGTTTTGTAATAAGAATCATTCTTCAATAATGCTTGCATGTGTAGTATGCATTGAAATGAAAGATGCAACCTTGTTAAGTTGTATTATGGACAAGTCATTTTCAATCATTTCATGGAAAAAGAAGCATAAGGATGTCTTCATTGGGCAGGCATATGCCTTGTTTTTGTTCCTACATGGTTTTTGTATCTATTCGAAAAATTATAGGGTTGTGGTTAGGAACTTGATCACAATCATGATTAGATAGCGCACAATCTAATATAACCTCGTTATTTTATACAGGAAGAAAAGCAtcttcaatataaaatctttcaaatactaataattaattcttCTTTCTCAAATTAGTTGTGATCTCACCACTTCACCAATTGGACCATCGTATGATGGAGaatgcttaaaaaaaaaatccaaaaaaactCCTTTAATCTGGAGATCGAATAAGAAAAACATTTTCCGTATCCTCGACTCCCAAAAGCCCCACCTCAACGCCAACACTTTTTGTCCCATAAATGTGAAAGGATGAGCTCTAGAGGACCCCCACCATGTGACATGGATGCAAACAACATACCATACCAAAGTTGATGATGCAAAAATTGACAGTTTGGCCTATGGTCACATCCTTTATTCACAAGCAAAACCTATATCTTATCATCTAGCATTCCATATGCAAATTCATTATCTAAACCTTGATTTTACATCTCTAAGAGCAAAGGTGAAGAGAAACCTATAAATAGGCAAATGGGGTCACCATGAGGTAGTAAAAAAAGCAAGTTGTCATCCCATTGAGAAATGAGATTTTTCTGGCCTGAAATCCACAAAGATTATAAAAGATAAAATCTTGGGCCCTCTTTTAGTACTTGAACTGTTGAGCCTAACCACTTAGGGATCACAATTCACAGCATTAGTTTTGTCCACTCGAAGTGAAAATCTCACTTCCCTTTAACAAAACTAGTGTCTCACACTACTTCGACCGCCCTCTGATTTAAATTTTCTAGACACCGAATAATATATCACTTATAGTTGAGATAATGTTGACTTGGTGGAAAATAACCTATTGTGTGAGGAAGATGCAAATAGGGCTAGGATGATCAATAGTTGTGTTCATTTCTTCCGAGAGAATAGAGCTCCGTCATTATCGTACAAAAGGGTCACTAAGGGAATGAACTCAACTATCCCTCAATCAGAGCTAAGCTACACTTGATGTAGAAATCCACAGCAAGAAAGCTATACACCACGAGAATCATATTCAAACATAGGGAGCGTTGGCAAAATGATTTCGAACTGTCCTCGGTGACAAAGGGAGCTTGCTAGGAACTCAACTGGTGCACTCAACAGCATTTACAAGCCAAATTTATGTGTTTGCTCTCACACATGCAGAAACAAAAGCTCATAATACTACACCACAGTTAGTCCTTTGCAAAAAAAATGTATGGACCCCCACATATATATTTGTTATGTAATAAATTCTAACACAGAAGAGGAATCGGTTGGGAAGGGAAGAAAAGATTAATCTGACAGAAACCCAACTTAGATGGAAAGGACAAGATCCTCTTACAGGTCCCCTACATGAGTTGATGGATGGCCACATGATGTCAGAATGGAATTTTGCAAAAAAATCTAGGGATATTTCTGGAAAtaacagttttgttgagattcaTCTGAATCACCAACTCTGCCCT from Salvia miltiorrhiza cultivar Shanhuang (shh) unplaced genomic scaffold, IMPLAD_Smil_shh original_scaffold_358, whole genome shotgun sequence encodes:
- the LOC131004214 gene encoding leucine-rich repeat receptor-like serine/threonine-protein kinase RGI4 is translated as MPVFQWRLLFFFLAFFSPVSGLNSQGQALLAWKRTLNGSVDALSGWTPDHQTPCSWFGVACNLKNEVVEINLKYIDLLGNVPADFSSLRTLNQLVLCGTNLSGAIPQTLGELQQLKVLDLSDNSLTGEIPNAICNLPKLEQLHLNSNRLEGPIPGEIGNLAGLMELTLFDNQLVGGIPASIGKMKQLIVLRAGGNKNLGGPLPQEIGNCSNLAMLGLAETSISGFLPPSLGQLKNLQTLAIYTTLLSGQIPPELGDCTELRNIYLYENSLAGSIPVQLGKLGRLENLLLWQNSLVGTIPPELGNCSRLLVIDASMNSLTGEIPESFGNLSLLQELQLSVNQISGKIPGQLGGCAGLTHIELDNNQISGSIPSEFGNLRNLSLLFLWQNRLEGNIPPSLSNCENLEAVDLSQNELTGPIPSGIFDLQNLNKLLLLANNLSGPIPPEIGNCSSLIRFRANDNKLTGNVPAEIGKLKSLNFFDLGSNRLSGIIPPEISGCRNLTFLDLHSNSISGNLPNDLDHLVALQFLDVSENMIGGTLSWSLGSLISLTKLVLGLNRFSGPIPSELGSCSRLQLLDLSSNELEGQIPASLGKIPALEIALNLSWNRLSGGIPEEFTALDRLGVLDISHNQLSGDLHYLADLQNLVALNVSHNNFSGRVPDTLFFSKLPLSVLASNPELCLSGSACAADKGSSGRRGKGARVAMVVLLCTACILLLTALYLILGGKIRARRSHDGDLDNEDDVELGGPWEVTVYQKLDLSIADVAKCLTPVNVLGHGRTGVVYRALTSGGTTIAVKRFRSSEKCSASAFSSEIATLARIRHRNIVRLLGWAANQKTKLLMYDYLPNSTLGALLHEGRGERVEWETRFKIALGVAEGLAYLHHDCAPPILHRDVKTHNILLGDRYEPCLADFGLARFMEDENAGSFSTHPQLAGSYGYFAPEYASMVKITEKSDVYSYGVVLLEIITGKKPIDPSFPEGQHVVQWVRDHLKSKQDPVDIIDQKLQGLPDTQIQEMLQALGIALLCTSNRPDDRPAMKDVVALLKEIKHEPDLAHKPAARSPKGSELPSSYSSSSVTPSQLLLLQGSSNCSLAYSSSSTNYNKEHQ